The segment GACAGCGGGCTGGCTCGCATCGAAGCCGGCAGCCGCCAGCTCGGCGAGCCACGATTGCCCCGCCTCGAAGTCGACAGGCACGAACCGCAACGCCTGGGGTACGCTCAGGCCAAGCTCGGCGAGCCGCCGCCGCTTCCATGCCTGCGTGGCGGGTTGGTCGACCTCGTAGATGCGCAGCCGAGCCGCGAGCGACGGCTTGCGCTGCGCGAAGGTGTCAAGGCCCGCCCCAAGCACCACGTATTGGCCGATGCCGGCATCGGCAGCCGCCGCGACGAGATCTTCGACGAAGCGCGCACGTCCGACGATGGATGCGCGATAACCGCGCGTGCCCTCGGGGTGCATGTCGGGGCGATCGCGCCAGCCGCCGTCGGGTGCGACCAGCTGCAGGCCCACATTGTCCTCGAACACGAAAGGCGGGGCGTCGACGAGAAGATGCAGCGCGCGCCAAAGCGCAACGCGCACCGCCGTGCTGTCCGGCGACGCCGAAGCTGAAGCCGTTTGTTTTTCGTGCATTGCATTCTCCTGTTCGCGATGTTCACGAGCGCGCAACGCGCATCGACGAGAGTGTAGCGGGCGCTTGCGACCGCTGCCGTGGACGGACCGGCTTGCCTGCGCCGCGCCGGTCGATACGGCGGGCGGCCACGCTGGCTGCCCGCGGTCATCTTTGCTAGCATCTTGCGCTCGCGTGGGCGCCACCGGGCGTACCGGCGCCATTTGAGCTACCTGATCTACTCGAGCG is part of the Trinickia caryophylli genome and harbors:
- a CDS encoding class I SAM-dependent methyltransferase, with amino-acid sequence MHEKQTASASASPDSTAVRVALWRALHLLVDAPPFVFEDNVGLQLVAPDGGWRDRPDMHPEGTRGYRASIVGRARFVEDLVAAAADAGIGQYVVLGAGLDTFAQRKPSLAARLRIYEVDQPATQAWKRRRLAELGLSVPQALRFVPVDFEAGQSWLAELAAAGFDASQPAVVASTGVSMYLTKEAIADMLRHAATLAPGSTFAMTFLLPLELIPDDERAGHAAVYERARSAGTPFVSFFSPEEMLALSREAGFAKAEHVSTADLTHRYFAGRADGLRPSSGEAFLVATT